The Rickettsia typhi str. Wilmington sequence ATTCGACACATAATATTAATTTTAAAACTAATATATCAAAAATAATTTTGAAAAATAATATAATGCTAACTAATCTTGATTTAGAAATTAAATGTGATAAAGTACGGTGTTTTTATGGTTTTCTCAATGCTAATCTTGAGAATAAAAAAGTTAATATGTCTCTTACTGCTAAGGACACTTTTGAACAATGGCTAATTGAATCAGATAATGCAGGAGCATTGCTTAATGGACTTGGAATGTATACCACTATGCAAAACGGCAAGATTAACATCAAGTTAAATACAAAAAGATATGAAGTAAAAAAAGGTGAAATAGTACCGATATTATACGGTAAATTTTCTATAAAACATTTTAAGGTAGTCGATACTCCTTTTTTAACACGTCTTGTGTCCTTTGTTTCATTGCCTGGTTTTCTTAGTTCAATAACTAATAATAAAAATATTTTATTTGAAGACATGACTGGTAAATTTAATTATAGAGAGAATATAATTACAATTTTCGATACAGAAGCGCATGGACCATTCTTTGATTTTACTATGAAAGGTAATATTGATACCAAGCAGCAATTAATTACGGTTACAGGCAATGTTATTCCTTCCTTTTTCCTAATTAGCACTATTGTAACTAAAATACCAGTAGTCGGTAAAATATTTTCTAAAGTAGCACTTTACTCATTAAGAATGCACTATAAATAGCTATATTACGTGTACAAAAAATTATATTTAATTGGTATTTTACTTTTAGGCTTAATTTCTGGTCTTACGTTCAATTTAATTTTTTTTACTGTCCCATATCAATTATCCGAAGCGAAATACACAACTGATATAGTGGGCTCAATATCTCTAGCCGCTTTCCCATATTGCTTAAAAGTTATATGGTCGCCTTTTATAGATAAATACTCTATACCTTTTTTAGGTGTTAAATTCGGTCACAGGCGTGGCTGGGCCTTGGTATCACAAATATTTTTAATACTCACGATGATGTGGTTCTTAAAAAGAAGTCCTTGTAATAACTTATGTATTACTGCAATTATCTTATTTATTATTGCATTTTGCAGTTCTACACAAGATATTGTACTGGATGCATATAGGATTGAGCGGACAACATCTAAAAAAGAACTTTCAATAGCTTTTACTTTTAGTAGCATAGGGTTTCGTTTAGGTATGTTACTTGGAAGCGTTGGTGCTTTATATTCATCAATTATTTTCGGCTGGAATACAGTATATAAATTTGCTTTATTCATTACTATGGTTGGACCTATAGTAATATTATGTATCAAAGAACCTGAACTTAAAACAAAACGTAATACAACTAATAATTTAATAGATTTACAACAATATTTTGAAGTTATTAAAAAAAGTATTATATCATTTAAAAATGAACAAAAATATTTATTACTAATTATATTGTTTGTCTTTTTATATAAAGCGGCAGATTCCATACCAATGGCTATGAGTATACCGTTATTTCTAGATTTAAGTTTTACTACTCATGAAATTGCCGTTATTTACAAAGCTTATGGATTACTAATCATGATAGTCGGAGGGACCTTAGGCGGTATTTTAGCTGCAAAAATAGGGATATTTCATAGTGTCTTAATTGGAGGAGTGATTCAATTATTGTCACCTATTATGTTTATGATTCTTGCGACCATCGGTTATGATATCAAGACATTTATAATAACCATTACAATACAAAATTTTTGTTCAGGCTTTGCAGGCACTATTATCTCGATTTATTTTGCTAGTCTTTGTAATAGTGAATTTGTTGCTACACAATATTCTATTAGTTCCTCTTTTAGTTCTCTGAGTCGTATTATTTTAGCTAGCCTTGGCGGTATTTGCGCAAAACATCTTACTTGGCCTGTATTCTTTTTATGTAATACTCTATTTAGCATGTTATTTATACCTATCTTTTATATATATAGAAAAAAACTACACTTTATAAATTATTCTAAAAAGATATGACAATTATTAAAAAAGGTTTATAATATTGAGATATACTTGTTTAATCTGCAAAATTGATATAAAGTCCTATAAGTACTGCTAACATATTAATACACACTCTACTCCTCATCTTATAGACTGATCACTATTTTCCAAATTAAACTTCATCTATTTACTTTTCATTATTTACTTATTATGAAGTTATATAGTTTTCAAGAACATTTATTAGAATTTAAAATAAGACTTCTTAGAATATTGACTGCTTTTATAATTATATTTGCTATTTGCTATTATTTTAGCGATTATATTTATAGCTTTTTATTACAACCACTTACTAAACTAAGCGGTGATACGGTGCGAAATATAATTTATACAGGACTTACAGAAGCATTTTTTACTTATATAAAACTTGCAGCTTTTACTGCTTTTACTATTATTATACCTATGATTGCTTTAGAGTGTTATTTATTTATCAGTCCAGGGTTATACAGTCATGAAAAAAAAATTGTTGCTTGCATTCTTTTTATGTCGCCTATTTTATTTTGGTGCGGTAGTATTTTTGTTTTTTATTTTGTAATGCCGAAAGCTTGGAATTTTTTTCTTAGTTTTGAAAAACGTGATATGATAGTACCGATAATTTTAGAAGCAAGAATTAGTGAATATCTACATTTAGTTATTCATTTAATTATCGCTTTTGGCATTGCTTTTCAACTACCAATTGTGATCATAATATTAAATATACTAAAAATAGTTAAGACACAAACACTTAAACAAAAAAGACGCATTGCTATAGTAATTAACTTTATTATTGCAGGAATATTAACACCTCCTGACATTTTAAGCCAGTTTGCTCTTGCAATACCACTACTTTTATTATATGAAATTTCAATAATTATGTGTAATTTTATAGAAACACCGAGGACTTTAAATGTTAAATATCAAATGGATTAGAGAAAATCAAGAATTATTCGATGAAAAATTGAGCCAAAGATTTATTGAACCTATGTCTAGTAAAATTGCTATGCTAGACCGAGAAAAAAGAAAAATTACGAGTTTAATTCAGGAATTTCAGCATGCACGTAAGGTAAAATCAAAGATTTTAGGTAATATGGTCTCTAAAAGTGGCGAAGAGTTTGAAGAATTACAAAGAGATGTTAACCATATAAATGAGAAGTTAGAAGAACTTGAACAAACTCTAGATAATAATAACGAATTAAATGAACTATTAAATATGCTTCCTAATATTCCGGACGAGGAAGTACCTTACGGGATCGATGAAAGTATGAATAAATTAGTGCGTTCTTACGGCAACACAAATAAAAATGCTTTGAATAAACAGCATTTTGAATTAGGTACAAAATTAAATTTAATGGATTTTGAACAAACAGCTAAAATTTCTGGATCTAGATTTGTAACGTTAAAAGGTGATTTAGCAAAGTTAGAACGTGCTTTAATTAATTTTATGGTTGACATTCATACTAAAGAGTTTGACTTCTTTGAGATATCACCTCCATTATTAGTTCGAGATAGTGCTATGTATAATGCAGGACAACTACCTAAGTTTTCTGAAGAATCTTTTATAACAACAAATGGTTATAGACTAATTCCAACCGCAGAAGTATCTTTAGTAAATATAGTAGCCGATACTATTATACAAAGAGAAAAATTACCTATGCGTTACGTTGCTTACACCACGTGTTTTAGATCAGAAGCAGGTAGTAGTGGTAGAGATACAAGAGGCATGATTAGATTACATCAGTTTGGTAAAGTTGAACTCGTATCTATTACTACCCCTGAAGAATCAAAAAATGAGCATGAATATATCACTAATGCATCAGAGACGATTTTAAAAAAACTCGATCTCCCGTATCGTGTTATGCTACTTTGTACTGGCGATATGGGATTTGCAGCGAAAAAAACTTATGATATAGAAGTATGGCTTCCTGGACAAAATCAATATCGTGAAATTGCAAGCTGTTCTAATTGTGGTGATTTTCAAGCACGTAGAATGAAAGCAAGATATAAGGAATTCGGTAGTAATGAAACTACATTAGTACATACTTTAAATGCTTCAGGATTACCTATTGGTAGAACTATAGTTGCAATACTTGAGAATTATCAGAATAACGATGGATCAATAACTATACCTGATGTCTTAATAAATTACATGGGAGGATTAAAAAAAATCACTACATATAGTGAATAATTGTTTATTAAATAAAAATAATAAGGTAAAGTTTTATATAATAGTTTAATGTAACATTAGCGATGTAGTAGCAATCAGCGATCTAAATCATCATTGCACACAATCGTATACTACGTTTTGTAATCCAGAAAAATAATAAAAATGCTGTAAATTAGAATTTTTTACTGGATTACTGCATCAAAACTGATAATTTTTAATTACAAGGTATCGATGTGCCAATATTCATTAGTAAAAAATCTATAATTTAAATCAGGTTATTTGTGTTTAGTGATTTACGGAAATTTGACAAAGATATATATAATTATAATGCGCCTAATTTTATACCTATAGCATGTCATTATAATGAAAATACTTTACTTACCAAAGACGGTAAATTACTACAAATTGTAAAAATACACGGTATTAACTCAGAGAAAATAAGCGACAATATACAAAATTTACGTGAAATGGTTAGACTTGCTATAAAAAAGCATATAACCGATTATGATTTTGCTTTTTGGCTACACACAATACGAGAAAAACAAAACTTAGACGATACCACGCCTTATAAAAAATTATTACCAGCCAATATACATACACTATGGCAAAGAAAAAACCATTGGAATGATAAATTCGTTAATACTTTATATATATCTATAATACATGATTCTGCTAAAATTCAGATCAAAAATTTTAGTTCTTTAATAAATTCATTATCTTATAAATTAATTACTAATTTTGAAAATACATACTTAGATTCAGCTTTTAAAAAACTAGAAAATATCACCAATAATATTTTGGACGATTTAAATGAATTTGGGGCTGAAAAACTTGGGATAATATTTGAAAATGATAATGTTTTTTCTAATACTTTATTTCTATATAATCGCATAGCTAATCTTAACGATAATGATTGTTTGGTGCCTATAATAGATTTATCCAATGCATTAGGTAGAAGCATTTATACAATTAGCGGCGATAAAATAGTAGTTACAGATCATGCAAAAAATAACAAATTTGTTTCTTTATTATCTATCAAAGAATATCAAGAAACTCCTTCTAATACACTGGATAAATTTTTGCAATTACCGATTGAATTAATAATAACTGAAATATTTTACTTTGTTAGCAAAAAACAAATAATATCCAAATTGCATGGTCAAGATCATATTCTTAAAATTACTAACGACTCAATTTTACTTAATCACAAAGGAATTAATAAATTTGATGAAGCTAACGTAGATTTTCAATTTTGTAACCAGCAAATTTCGATTGCAGTTATAGAAGAAGATGAAAATAAACTAGCCAAAGCTGTAGCAAAAGCATCAACAGAACTCTTTAAGCTTGGTATTATTCATGTAAAAGAAGATATTAATATCGAGCAAATATTTTGGTCACAATTACCTGCTAACTTTGCTTTTATACGCAGAATATCACCACTATCTGTTGAACATATTGCGTCTTTTACTGCTCTACATAATACTACACTCGGTAATCAATATAATCCCTGGGGCAGGGCTATAACTTTACTGCGAACTGAAAAAGGTACACCATATTTCATGAATTTTCATGATAAAACAAATAAAGGTAATACTTGCATCTTTGGTACAGAAAAAACTGGCAAAACCGTATTATTGAACTTTTTAATATCAGAATCAACCAAATATGAACCAACAATAATTTATATTTCTAATAATAATGATTCTAAAATTTTTATTGAGGCAATAGAAGGCAAATGGTTAGAACCGGACAAACAAATTATCAATCCATTTTTAGTAGATGATACAGAACAATCACAAGCTTTCATTTTAGAATTTTTAAAATTAATCAGTGGTCATTATATTTCACCACTTAGTGAAATCGAGATATCTTTTCTAGAAAAATTGAAAAATAAAATTTTATCAATTGAAAAAGAAAAACGTATTTTTTCTAACATTTTAAAATTAGCAAATTTTAAAGAGGAAGGAGGAATACAAATATTTGATAAACTTAAAGTTTTTACTGAAGGACAATTATATTACGGATTATTTGATGGGCCATCTCTTAACATTAAAGAAGGCGAAGTGATAGGGTTTAACTTATATACACTTTCTGATGAGCCGTTTTCTAAACAATTCTATCCAATGGAGAGAAAATTTTTAGAACAATTTAATCATAATTTAAAAAAACACCAAAGTATTAGTGCAGCAGTAATTTATGCTTTGAGTTATAATTTAAGCATACTTGGCACAAAACCTAAAATATTTGCTGCTGATAATTTTGATCAACTTTACAGACCTGAATCTTATTATGATAATATAAATTTAATCTATAATAATTTATCAGAAAATAATGGTATTTTTGTCAGTAATTTCAATTTTATTTATCTTAAATCATATCCAAAATATACTATAAAACCTTGGCTTGATTTAATTAATACTAAAATTATACTGCCCTCTGACGTTAAAATAGAAGATTTAGATAAAATTTTAGGTTTAAGTGAATTGGAAATACGAAAATTATCACAGCTAATACTTTCTGCAAGAATGTTCTTAATTAATAAAGATAATGAATCAATTGCTTCTGAATTAAGTATTGCAGCTTTAATAGGTATTGTACGTATTTTATCAAGCAGACAAGAGGAAATGGATATTTATAAAAAAATACTTCAAGAACATAACGGTCCTCCAGATAATTGGATTAATTATCTATATAATGCGTTAAATATATACTAAACTCTTTCGTCTCATAACTTATCATGTAAAAAATTTTCACTGCTATAAATTTACGAGATGATTGTAGTTTATTATAAATTATAAAAACAACGAGCATCAAGAATACTCAAAGTGTTAAAAAAATATTTACTATTTTGTTTATTTGTACCTTTCTCATTTAATGTATATGCATCTATTTGGGATGATATAGTCACGTGCCTTAGCGATCCATGTAACTGCGGACAAAGCGATAGAACAGAAATTTGGAATAAAGGCAGCAAACATGAAGTAAAAAGAGGACCTTTTAAACCAGGCACATTATGTCCTCCTTGGAATAAAAGCGATGGTCGCAATAATGATACTTGTTTATTACAGTTTGATTATCCAGGTACATTTATCGGTTTCTTACTAAATAGATGTGCAGAAGAAGCACCTGATAGTAGCTACTTTACTCCAAAAATTCGTATTAGAGTACAAAGCTGCAACGCAATAGCTTGTTGGCACCAAAACTCTACTTTAAATTGGGATGGGGAATGTGTATTATGGCCTACAGGTTACGGTTTACCTCTCACTAGAGTATGTGCTAGAGTTGCCATACCTGATATGGATTCACCTTCCGTAATAAATGCATCACATTCCTATGCAGATCCAGGTTATACTGAAGGAGTACATCTTAATAAAGTCGGTTATACGGAAAGTGATAATAAGATAATCGGTGTAGATGGGCAAATAATTACTTTAAAATCTCCTAAACTTTGTGCTTATAGCGATCCTGGTCTTGTGAACCTTATCTCAGATTCCGGTATACATCTCGATCCAATGGACTGGAATCCTAATCGTCAACCTCTTCATCAAACTAATGAACTTAGCCCTATTGCAAAAGTATTAAAATTTTTAGTTGAAACTGTAAAAGGATTTAGTTTACCAAGTTTATTAGGACAGCTTCTTGGCATGATCGATCCAAATTCAGAATTTATAAAAGTACTACAATCTATACTTAATGCCATAGGAGAGGTTTTTAATTTTTTTCCTGATTTAATAATAAAAGTGATTGAAAAACTTGGAGCCTTAAACAGTGCTGTAGATAGCTATTCTTTTGGTTGCGTTCAATTACCTTTAGGACCATTTCCACCGCCATATTGCCAAAATTTAAATGCTATTAGCATTAATCCTAATGTGAATAATGTATGTAGCAAAAAAAATGCTAGTGGCACATTTGACCAATCTTCTACTAGTCCTTCTTGTGTAGTACCTTCGAATATTAATGTCAGAAATAATATAGTGAATAATACAATACGTGTTAGTTTCAGCAATCTTGTACCGCTTTGTACAGGAGTAAATCCTGATCTAAAAACATGTATAGAGCTACGTAATATAGATTTTTCTTCAGCAAAAATTACTCATACTAATACGGCTTTTAAAGATTTAATTAAATCGTGTAAGAACACTTCAGGTAACGCTGCATGTATTAATACAGAAATTCCTACACCATGTAGCGTTACGGCTAACGGTTGTAATGAGGGTTTTAGAATAGTATATTCACAGAAAATTGGAAATATAGAAACACCGCACGATTATTACAGAGACGATATACCAGACTGTCCAAGTGCTAATGCCACTACATGTCAAAAAGTATGGGGAGTTAATATAGGCGAATTTCAGGATGTAAGCATAAAATTTCCTAAGGTACAAAAACAAGATACAAATAGCTTAATCCCGATAAAGACAGATATCACATTAAAAGACAATAACGGTAAGGATAGAAAACTTTATGTATCTATTAGTAATACAGAAGACGATAAGCAAAATCCTAATAATATTTGCTTATTTGAGTCTGGTAATTTAATAGATTGTGTACCGAGGGTTAATCATTCTTACAGTTTAGCTGCATATGAATGTGCGAAACAATATGCAGGAATTACTTGTACTAATAATAGTAATCCTAACGATGCTTATTATAAGCCACAATTCATTGCTTCATTACAAGTAAGAGAAGGTAGCAATATAATAGATGAGACAAGCACTCTTGTAACACCGTTATCATACGCCGGCCCTCCACCTCCAAACCCAACTGATACAGAAAGTATAGTAATGCTTGCAGGTTATCAGTATAGCTCTTCTGTTGCATTTATACCTAAAAATCCTACAGAAGATAAATATATTGCTATGCCATTTTCAGGAGCTAATGCTCTAAATCAATTGACTATTCACGGTAAATATAAAGACGATAAAGAACCTTATGATAGTAATGGCAATCCTGACTTAAGTGCTGTATATTTAAAATATTTAGAGTATATAAACGGTAAGTATATACAAGGTGGAACACATGCATGCTTAATGCCAAAAAATTTTCAACATTGTAATCCTATGCCACATCCTACTTTATCCGATGGAGCTCCTATCCCAGGTTACAATAATGAATCTGAAAATTGTGTACTTGCTAAAGTAAACAACAATGATACTATCAATTGTAAAGATTTTAAAAATAAATATAACGCTAAATATCCAAATCTTGGCTTATGTAAAAAAGATATAGATCTAACTCGCTGCTCTATAGAAGAAACAGTATCAGGTCCAAAAAAAGGTATTACAATTTATACTTGCAATATAAACAAGATTCCGAGTAAATGCTATACCAATAACGATAATGCTAATACTCCAATATGTGTTTTAAGTAGGGATTATACAGATAGAATCAAGCCAGAACCTAGCATAGGACCAATACTAGTACCTGTAGATCCTTCAAAATATTATACAGTAACATATACAAAAGGAAATGAAAATACTCCGCCTGAGCCGACATATAATGCTGAGACTGAGGATGTAAGAGATAAAACTTGGCAAGAATTAAATCTTTGCGCCCCTATATTAGTACCTACTTGTACTAAAATTCCTAGCACAGCTGAAGCTCCGTCAGGTAAAAGTCACGGTAATGCAGAATGGCCTAAAAGCGATATAGGTGAACTTGTCAAAGGAAAATGTCCAACGAATTGGATACTGATTGATCCTAATAAACCTTTAGAACGTCATTGCTTATCATATTTTGATAGAAAAGTTGTAGAGTTTGAACCTTTAGGTCACAATGTTGGCTGTAGAAAATCTACAGGGTTACCTATACAAGTTGTGTATAACGATTTTCCATCAAATCAATTACCTGATACACCTTATAATCCTGTTACTAAAATAGGTGACTATTTCTTAAATAAAAAACCAGTACGATATGGGAGCATTATGGCATTTCCAAAGGATGGAGCATTTATAAGTGCTGGACATGAACCGGACAATACAATATTACATACTGTAATATTCAAAGTAACTTTAGATGCAATAATGGATGATATTGAGTATTTTATAGTAGAAGATTTATGGTACGATGATTGCACATTAATATACGTTAATGGCACAAAGCTACTTAGCTTACCTACTGACGTTGATTCTCTAGATGAGAAGAGGTATTGCAACAATGGAAAAGATCAAGGTAAAGCATTACAAGCTAAAGTTAATAATAAACTTATTAGTGCAAAAAATCCTATTGATATTAAACCTTATTTAAAACAAGGGGAAAATTTTATTAAATTCCAGCTAAGAGTTATGTTTGGTGGAGGACTATATTTCCACATGCAATATAAAATGAAAAGATAAATAAATGAGTTGGATTATTTTTTATACGATAATCGCTGCTTTACTAATTCTTGATTTAGGAATAGTACATAAGAAGAATACAGTAATAGCCTTTAAAAGCAGTGTATTTTTGAGCCTTTTTTATTTTATAATATCTTGCTTATTTGGGATCTATATTTACCATAATATGGGCTTAGATCATGCTCGTGAATATTATACTTGTTTTCTCATTGAGAAAGCTATGGCCCTTGATAATATTTTTATTATCTCTATTATTTTTCAATTTTTTAAAATTCCTACTACATATCAACATCGTGTTTTATTTTTCGGTATAATAGGAGTAATAATCTTTAAAGCGATCATAATCTACGGTGGTATTATGCTTATACACAAATTTTCTTGGTTATTATATATTTTTGCTGTAATACTTATTGCTACAGGTATAAAGACTTTTAATGTATCACATAAAACTTATGATATACAAAATTCTTATATTTATAAATCAATAATAAAAAATCTAAATATTACCCATAATCTGGAAGGGCATAAATTTGTTATTAAACGTAATAACAAATTATATTTTAGCCCCCTTTTTGTATCATTAATACTGATAGAAACAATAGATGTAGTTTTTGCTATAGATAGCATAGCCGCAATATTCGCAATTACTAATGATGTTTATATAATTTATACTTCAAATATTTTTGCTATTCTAGGACTAAGATCATTATTCTTTTGTTTATCAGAAATTGTAGAACGTTTCAGCTATATAAAATATTCTTTGGCTTTAATTTTAATATTTATCGGTTTTAAAATATTTATGCATCATTATATAGCGATTCCGGCATATATATCACTCACTGTAACTATTACTTCATTACTATTGGGCATAATTGCTTCCATAATGAGGAAAAATATGATTGACCATAAATAAAGGGGATATATAATGTTTTTTTATTTTATAAACAACAATAATGAATAAACTATTAAAGTTATTTTTTATTACTATAATCATTTATAATAACATTACTTTTGCAAAAGAAATAGGTTCCTATATAGGAGCAGCAATAGGAATAGTTGAACCGGTAGTTCGTAAATTTCGACATAAACACTCAAATACCGAAATAATTTTAAAACAATCAAATATGTATAGCGGGAAAATAGGCTATATAATATATCCACAGATATCTATGGAATTTTCAGCAACTTATCAACCTAAATATCGTCTGCATTACTTATTGCCACATAAAAATTTAATCAATAGTATTACTATACCTAAAGCCATAGGTACTACTACCATAGTATCAAATATATATATGCTAAATCTTATTTATGATTTGAAAAAAATAAAAACTTTCATCCCTTTTATAATACTCGGAGGAGGGATAGCACAAATAAAAGTTAAGTCTACTTCTTCTAGGTGGAGTGTTATAAATAACGATTATTTTAAAGTACGTAGAACGCGTAAAAATTGTCTTGCTTGGCAAGCAGGTCTTGGAGTTACACAAGATATTACTTCAGATTTAAGTATAGATGCAACTGCAAAATTACAAACTGCATATAGAGTAAGAATTAATTATGATACACTTGATATAAAAACAGTTCAATTAATGAATGCAAATTCTATCAAAAAAACTATAGCGGTTGGAGAATTTGGTATAGGATTTACTTATAGATTGCCATTCTAACAATTCTGTGAAATATTATGAAATCTCAGGTATCATCCTAATGATTAATATGATGATAAAAATAATACAATGATTATAAGGAATATAAGGAAAAAATATGTCACTAAAATCTAGTACTACTAACGATCATGATAAAACAACAAAAATAAATTCTATACAATCCTTGGTGAACTGTACTGATACGGTTGCAGATCATAACACTTATGATGAAATACCATATGAAAGCTACCCATATGCTATTACCAATCCTTATCACTTAAGTACACTTGCAACTCTTTTCGGTATCAATGCTCCTGAAGTTGAAAATTCAAAAATATTAGAGCTTGGTTGTGCGGCAGGAGGTAATTTAATACCACATGCAGTTCTTTATCCAAAAGCTCATTTTGTTGGAGTCGATTTATCTAAGGTACAAATTGATGAAGCAAATAAAAATGTTAGAGCGTTAGGACTCAAAAATATAGAATTTCATCACTGTTCGATAACAGATATTAACGATTCTTTCGGTAAATTTGATTATATAATTTGCCATGGTGTAATTTCTTGGGTGCCAAAAATCGTTAGAGATAAAATTTTTAAAGTGTGTAATAGTAATCTTAGCACGAATGGAATAGCATATATTAGCTATAATACGCTACCTGGTTGGAATATGGTGCGCACTATCCGAGATATGATGCTTTATCATTCTAGTTCATTTACAAATGTGCGTGATAGGATTGCTCAATCTAGATTGTTGTTAGAATTTGTTAAGGATAGCTTAGAGAACTCTAAAACACCTTATGCAGAAGTATTAAAAACTGAGGCAGGTCTACTTGCTAAACAAACTGATCATTATTTACGTCATGATCATCTAGAAGAAGAAAATGCTCAGTTCTATTTTCATGAATTTATGAATGAGGCAAGAAAGTATAATTTACAATATTTAGCTGATTGTAATATATCAACTATGTATCTTGGTAATATGCCGCCAAAAGTAGTAGAGCAGTTAAAAGCAGTAAATGATATAGTTAGAACTGAACAATATATGGATTTTATTACGAATCGTCGTTTTAGAACAACTTTACTATGTCATAATGATCTAAAAATTAATAGAAATATTAATAATGAGGATATAAAAAAATTTAATATAATCTTTAATGTAGTTCCTGAAAAACCACTTCAAGAAGTAGATCTTGATAATGCTGCCGAAAATTTACAATTCTTCTTAAACGGTAATAAAGAGTGTAATTTATCAACAACTTCACCTTATATGAAGGCTATTTTATACACTTTTAGTGAGAATCTAAATAATCCATTAAGTTTTAAGCAAGTAACGTCTGAAGCTAATAAAAAACTAAATAATAATAAATTAAACGAAATCAAAAATGAGCTTTTAAATAACGCAATGAAGCTAGTACTCCAAGGTTATATTAGTATTACAAATCAGAAGCATAGGAATAAACCAGTGCTTGATAAGCCTAAAACAACACAAATGGTGCTATATCAAGCAAAACATACACCTTCTATGTGGGTTACAAATTTAAAA is a genomic window containing:
- a CDS encoding lysine methyltransferase produces the protein MSLKSSTTNDHDKTTKINSIQSLVNCTDTVADHNTYDEIPYESYPYAITNPYHLSTLATLFGINAPEVENSKILELGCAAGGNLIPHAVLYPKAHFVGVDLSKVQIDEANKNVRALGLKNIEFHHCSITDINDSFGKFDYIICHGVISWVPKIVRDKIFKVCNSNLSTNGIAYISYNTLPGWNMVRTIRDMMLYHSSSFTNVRDRIAQSRLLLEFVKDSLENSKTPYAEVLKTEAGLLAKQTDHYLRHDHLEEENAQFYFHEFMNEARKYNLQYLADCNISTMYLGNMPPKVVEQLKAVNDIVRTEQYMDFITNRRFRTTLLCHNDLKINRNINNEDIKKFNIIFNVVPEKPLQEVDLDNAAENLQFFLNGNKECNLSTTSPYMKAILYTFSENLNNPLSFKQVTSEANKKLNNNKLNEIKNELLNNAMKLVLQGYISITNQKHRNKPVLDKPKTTQMVLYQAKHTPSMWVTNLKHEPIGVNFFEKFALRYMDGKNDKKAIIEAILGHVEKGELTLSKEGQKIENKEEIRKELESLFTPMIEKFASNALLV
- a CDS encoding TerC/Alx family metal homeostasis membrane protein, with the protein product MSWIIFYTIIAALLILDLGIVHKKNTVIAFKSSVFLSLFYFIISCLFGIYIYHNMGLDHAREYYTCFLIEKAMALDNIFIISIIFQFFKIPTTYQHRVLFFGIIGVIIFKAIIIYGGIMLIHKFSWLLYIFAVILIATGIKTFNVSHKTYDIQNSYIYKSIIKNLNITHNLEGHKFVIKRNNKLYFSPLFVSLILIETIDVVFAIDSIAAIFAITNDVYIIYTSNIFAILGLRSLFFCLSEIVERFSYIKYSLALILIFIGFKIFMHHYIAIPAYISLTVTITSLLLGIIASIMRKNMIDHK
- a CDS encoding outer membrane protein yields the protein MNKLLKLFFITIIIYNNITFAKEIGSYIGAAIGIVEPVVRKFRHKHSNTEIILKQSNMYSGKIGYIIYPQISMEFSATYQPKYRLHYLLPHKNLINSITIPKAIGTTTIVSNIYMLNLIYDLKKIKTFIPFIILGGGIAQIKVKSTSSRWSVINNDYFKVRRTRKNCLAWQAGLGVTQDITSDLSIDATAKLQTAYRVRINYDTLDIKTVQLMNANSIKKTIAVGEFGIGFTYRLPF